A genome region from Bacteroidota bacterium includes the following:
- a CDS encoding type IX secretion system membrane protein PorP/SprF, whose amino-acid sequence MLKRVVIAFSLLMTAGIGDLMAQDPEFTQFYANPLYLNPAFAGTARCPRICLNYRNQWPGITGTFVTYSASYDQHVDGISGGLGLLVTNDRAGEATINTTNISGIYSYQLNITREFSLKLGVQATYAQKSVDWSKLNFGDMIDPRRGFIYNTNEVPNLTSKTNVDFSAGMLGYSRRYFFGFAVHHITEPDEGFLGPSKLPMKYTGHAGAVIPLGGRYGESSVSPNILYQKQQDFQQLNLGVYFTKGPIVGGLWYRNQDSFILLIGFQQDLFKFGYSYDVTVSKLTNATAGSHELSFQMQFQCKPKKKKFRTVSCPSF is encoded by the coding sequence ATGCTGAAGCGAGTGGTTATTGCCTTTTCACTGCTCATGACAGCAGGCATTGGCGATTTGATGGCACAAGACCCGGAATTCACCCAGTTCTATGCCAATCCTCTTTATTTGAATCCAGCTTTTGCCGGAACAGCACGCTGTCCGCGCATCTGTCTCAATTATCGTAATCAGTGGCCGGGAATTACCGGAACATTTGTTACGTATAGTGCGTCTTACGATCAACACGTAGATGGCATCTCAGGCGGACTCGGATTACTTGTAACAAATGACCGTGCAGGGGAAGCAACGATCAATACCACTAACATTTCCGGAATTTATTCTTACCAATTGAATATTACACGTGAGTTCTCATTGAAGTTAGGTGTTCAGGCAACCTATGCCCAAAAATCTGTTGACTGGAGCAAACTTAATTTCGGAGACATGATAGATCCTCGCCGCGGATTTATTTATAATACGAATGAGGTTCCGAACCTGACCAGTAAAACCAATGTAGATTTTTCTGCTGGAATGCTCGGCTACAGTCGCCGCTACTTCTTTGGATTCGCAGTTCATCACATTACAGAACCGGATGAAGGATTCCTCGGACCTTCAAAACTTCCAATGAAATATACGGGCCACGCCGGTGCTGTAATTCCACTCGGTGGGCGTTATGGCGAATCCAGTGTTTCTCCGAATATTCTTTATCAGAAACAACAGGATTTCCAGCAATTGAATCTCGGTGTCTATTTTACGAAAGGACCTATTGTTGGAGGTCTCTGGTATCGTAACCAGGACTCTTTCATTCTCCTTATCGGATTTCAGCAAGACCTTTTCAAATTCGGCTATAGCTACGATGTAACTGTGTCGAAACTTACCAACGCTACGGCAGGTTCACACGAATTGTCATTCCAGATGCAATTCCAGTGTAAGCCTAAGAAGAAGAAGTTCCGTACCGTTAGTTGTCCATCGTTCTGA
- the porU gene encoding type IX secretion system sortase PorU, whose product MHRTLHWTEPVTTQFTAEETRSFLWFDGATYDASRNFLPVYSENISLSSGSASANGVIKNPVYQPLDDNSIIALGNAAEYLQSEPEIKVNVITSRKQDLAAVSIVPLRKNSLTGRIEKLVSFDLEVYPTGNAARRSIPVFASGSVLASGSWFKIGVVNNGIHKLDYSFFSSMGIDMSTIDPRNIRIYGNGHGQLPYSNSGVHQDDLNEYAIMVQGESDGVFDSTDYVLFYGVSPNTWTYDSTAGHNHYHHYVHNYSDTTYYFINTDLGPGKRVALQSSSLLAPTNNVTSFDDYAFHELDNVNMIKSGREWYGEEFDILTSYNFGFNFPNIDVTSNACVEVDLISRDDNGSSQYSVTAQSGSSVITVSPTTPGCYYCPYANDGSTEMCFTPNNSAINVNISKLTSGALGYLNWVRVNARRHLTMNTGMMSFRDSKSAGTGNVAQYFLDGYTSSLTVWDVTDLANVAQQITTINSTFLQWTLPADSVREFVAFDGSEFYTPVYFGKVANQNLHGMQPVDLIIVSNAAFLTQAGELAQLHAQYDDLSYVIVTPQQIYNEFSSGSQDVTAIRDFVRMLYYRAQTKEEMPRYLLLFGDGSYDNKHRMASNTNYLPTFQNLNSVGPTESYVSDEYYGLLDDAGGWDGSSDIGYVDIGIGRFPVQTSQQAEDMVQKIKHYMTRQIPSTNISACTNDQCSKGGEWRTWLTFIGDDEDSDIHMSQSDQLATLVDTTYDIYNIDKIYLDAYQQQQTPGGERYPDVSAAINHRMDKGCLIMNYTGHGGEVGLAHERILDVPMINAWTNICNMPLWVTATCEFSRFDDPGRTSAGEFVFLNPNGGGIGLFTTVRLVYSTPNFNLNKKFYECAFVPIDGEMPRVGDLYRITKVTSGNNTNNRNFTLLGDPALRLNYPINNVVTTEVNNVAVTSSSSDTIRALSMVTVKGHITDSIGNLMTDFNGIIYPTVFDKAKAITTLGNDPPNAPFTFMLQKNILYHGKVSVTNGNFQFSFVVPKDIAYQYGVGRISYYAEDGVTDAAGAYEQIIVGGSNTNAPADLTGPSVKLFLNDSNFVSGGLTNDSPHLFAIVRDSNGVNTVGNGIGHDVVAILDAQSENAIVLNDYYQADMNSYQSGRIIYPFTDLSEGTHTLSLKVWDVYNNSTTVTTEFVVTKSTGLQLSHVLNYPNPFTTNTSFYLEYNQCCTQYNVMIQVFTVSGKLVKTINQEVNSDGYRSDPIEWDGRDDYGDKIGRGVYIYRVFAQTSDGLSAEKYEKLVILN is encoded by the coding sequence ATGCACAGGACATTACACTGGACAGAACCGGTCACCACTCAATTCACTGCCGAGGAAACAAGAAGTTTTCTATGGTTCGATGGAGCTACCTATGATGCTTCGCGGAATTTTTTGCCGGTTTATTCCGAAAATATTTCACTGAGTTCCGGTTCTGCATCTGCGAATGGCGTAATTAAGAATCCGGTTTACCAGCCGCTCGATGATAATTCTATTATAGCGCTGGGGAATGCTGCTGAATATTTACAAAGCGAACCGGAAATAAAAGTGAATGTTATCACCAGCAGAAAGCAAGATCTTGCAGCTGTTTCAATCGTACCGCTCCGGAAAAATTCATTGACCGGTCGAATAGAAAAACTCGTCAGTTTTGATCTCGAAGTTTATCCAACCGGAAATGCAGCGCGCAGATCTATTCCTGTTTTTGCTTCGGGTTCCGTACTTGCATCCGGATCCTGGTTCAAGATAGGTGTAGTCAATAACGGAATTCACAAACTTGATTATAGTTTTTTCAGCTCGATGGGAATTGATATGTCAACGATCGATCCAAGAAACATCCGCATTTATGGAAACGGTCATGGCCAGCTTCCCTACAGCAATTCCGGTGTGCACCAGGACGATCTCAATGAATATGCGATCATGGTGCAGGGCGAAAGCGACGGAGTATTCGACTCAACAGATTATGTTTTGTTCTATGGTGTTTCTCCGAATACCTGGACCTATGATTCCACAGCCGGGCATAATCATTATCATCATTACGTTCACAATTACAGCGACACAACTTATTATTTTATCAATACGGATCTCGGCCCGGGAAAAAGAGTGGCTCTTCAATCGTCAAGTTTACTTGCGCCAACGAATAATGTAACCTCATTCGATGATTATGCTTTTCATGAATTGGATAATGTAAACATGATCAAATCGGGAAGAGAATGGTACGGTGAAGAATTTGATATTCTTACTTCGTACAATTTTGGTTTTAATTTTCCTAACATCGATGTTACTTCTAATGCCTGTGTTGAAGTTGATCTGATCTCGCGCGATGATAATGGCTCCAGCCAATATTCAGTGACTGCACAAAGCGGAAGTTCAGTCATCACTGTTTCGCCGACTACTCCAGGATGTTATTATTGCCCATATGCAAATGACGGAAGCACTGAAATGTGTTTTACACCGAATAATTCTGCGATCAATGTGAATATTTCAAAACTTACTTCCGGCGCTCTCGGATATTTAAACTGGGTGCGTGTGAATGCACGCCGGCATTTAACCATGAATACCGGGATGATGAGTTTCCGCGATTCAAAAAGCGCAGGTACTGGAAATGTTGCACAATATTTTCTCGATGGTTATACTTCTTCCTTGACAGTTTGGGATGTGACAGATCTGGCTAATGTTGCTCAACAGATCACCACGATCAATTCCACATTTCTCCAATGGACACTCCCCGCTGATTCTGTTCGGGAATTTGTGGCGTTCGATGGTTCGGAATTTTACACACCGGTTTATTTCGGAAAAGTTGCAAATCAGAATCTGCACGGAATGCAACCGGTCGATCTCATCATTGTGAGTAACGCAGCATTCCTTACCCAAGCGGGCGAGCTCGCGCAATTGCACGCGCAGTATGATGATCTGAGTTATGTGATCGTTACACCGCAGCAGATCTATAATGAATTCTCTTCCGGCTCACAGGACGTGACGGCTATCCGCGATTTTGTTCGCATGCTTTATTACCGCGCACAAACTAAAGAAGAAATGCCGAGATATTTATTGTTATTCGGTGATGGTTCATACGATAACAAACACAGAATGGCGTCCAATACGAATTACCTTCCTACGTTCCAGAATTTGAATTCTGTAGGGCCAACTGAATCTTATGTTTCGGATGAGTATTATGGTTTGCTTGATGATGCCGGTGGCTGGGATGGAAGCAGTGATATTGGCTACGTCGATATAGGAATCGGAAGATTTCCTGTTCAGACATCTCAGCAAGCAGAGGACATGGTACAGAAGATCAAACATTATATGACAAGGCAAATTCCATCTACAAATATTTCTGCATGTACCAATGATCAGTGTTCAAAAGGAGGAGAGTGGAGAACATGGCTCACTTTCATTGGTGATGATGAAGATTCTGATATTCACATGAGCCAGTCTGATCAGCTTGCTACGCTGGTTGACACTACGTATGATATTTACAACATTGACAAAATTTATCTCGACGCATACCAGCAGCAGCAAACTCCCGGAGGGGAACGCTATCCTGATGTGAGTGCCGCCATCAATCATCGGATGGATAAAGGTTGTCTCATTATGAATTACACCGGGCATGGTGGAGAAGTTGGCCTTGCACACGAAAGGATCCTTGATGTTCCTATGATCAACGCATGGACTAATATCTGCAACATGCCATTGTGGGTAACTGCTACCTGCGAATTCAGCCGCTTCGATGATCCGGGAAGAACTTCAGCAGGTGAATTTGTTTTCCTGAATCCGAATGGAGGAGGAATAGGTCTGTTCACTACGGTGCGTCTTGTTTATTCTACACCGAATTTCAATCTCAATAAAAAATTCTACGAATGCGCATTCGTTCCCATTGATGGAGAAATGCCGCGTGTTGGTGACTTGTATCGTATTACCAAAGTGACGAGTGGCAATAACACCAACAACAGGAATTTTACATTGCTGGGTGATCCTGCTCTTCGATTGAATTACCCGATCAATAATGTGGTGACAACAGAAGTGAATAATGTGGCGGTAACTTCTTCTTCATCCGACACCATTCGCGCATTGAGCATGGTCACCGTGAAAGGACACATTACTGATTCGATCGGAAATCTCATGACAGATTTCAACGGCATTATTTATCCTACAGTTTTCGATAAAGCAAAAGCCATCACCACGCTTGGCAATGATCCGCCGAATGCACCTTTCACTTTCATGCTGCAGAAAAATATTCTGTATCACGGAAAAGTGAGTGTTACCAATGGAAATTTCCAGTTCTCATTCGTCGTTCCGAAGGATATTGCTTACCAGTACGGAGTCGGACGCATCAGTTATTATGCAGAAGATGGCGTGACAGATGCAGCCGGCGCCTATGAGCAGATCATCGTGGGTGGTTCCAATACAAATGCTCCTGCAGATCTTACCGGACCTTCCGTGAAATTATTTCTGAATGACAGCAATTTTGTTTCTGGCGGACTCACCAACGACAGTCCACATCTCTTTGCAATTGTCCGTGATTCGAACGGTGTGAATACGGTGGGTAATGGAATCGGCCATGATGTTGTTGCCATTCTTGATGCACAGTCGGAGAATGCAATTGTGCTGAATGATTATTACCAGGCAGACATGAATAGTTACCAGAGCGGAAGAATCATTTATCCATTTACGGATCTTTCGGAAGGGACGCACACACTCTCGCTGAAAGTATGGGACGTTTATAATAATTCTACAACTGTCACCACGGAATTTGTCGTTACAAAATCAACAGGGCTTCAACTCAGCCACGTGCTGAATTATCCGAATCCGTTCACGACAAATACTTCTTTTTATCTCGAATACAATCAGTGCTGCACACAATACAATGTGATGATCCAGGTTTTTACGGTTTCCGGAAAATTAGTGAAGACAATAAATCAGGAAGTGAATTCCGACGGGTATCGCAGCGATCCTATCGAGTGGGATGGAAGAGATGATTATGGCGACAAGATCGGCCGCGGCGTTTACATTTACCGGGTATTTGCACAAACAAGCGATGGATTATCAGCAGAAAAATATGAGAAACTCGTTATCCTGAATTAA
- the porV gene encoding type IX secretion system outer membrane channel protein PorV has protein sequence MKVQSINKWIVAVAVAMVCTDSSVTAQIQTNQLQGGSINTITTAVPFLMITPDTRAGGMGETGVATTPDVNSIHWNAAKLAFEQKKMGLGISYTPWLRALVPDINLAYVSWYMKPKGSTNSAFGASMRYFSMGNITFTDIVGNTIGQYRPNEFAFDACYARKLGKHFSASMAGRFIHSSLTNGITVNNTDTKAGVAGAVDLSGYYYNPDIKLNGKKSTLMFGMAITNIGNKISYSSSVRRDFIPINLRMGAGMVIQADEYNKIGFQLEFNKLLVPTPPIYKTDPTTHSPIVDPNTGQYEIEKGKDPNRSVADGMFGSFNDAPGGFNEELKEINIGTGIEYWYNDLFAVRTGYFYEAPTKGNRQFFTLGAGVKYHVFGLDFAYLIPTNGQRSPLQNTLRFTLTFDFDAFNKQNEDAAGGDTGGK, from the coding sequence ATGAAAGTTCAGTCAATCAATAAATGGATCGTAGCAGTTGCTGTTGCAATGGTGTGTACGGATAGTTCTGTTACAGCACAGATCCAGACCAACCAATTGCAGGGCGGAAGCATCAACACGATCACAACTGCAGTTCCGTTCCTGATGATCACGCCCGACACGCGTGCGGGAGGAATGGGTGAGACCGGTGTTGCAACAACGCCTGATGTGAATTCCATTCACTGGAATGCAGCAAAACTTGCATTCGAACAAAAGAAAATGGGGCTCGGAATTTCCTACACGCCCTGGCTGCGCGCGCTGGTGCCCGACATCAATCTCGCTTATGTTTCCTGGTACATGAAACCGAAAGGCAGTACTAATTCTGCATTCGGTGCTTCCATGCGTTACTTCTCAATGGGAAATATCACTTTCACGGATATCGTGGGAAATACCATCGGGCAATATCGTCCGAATGAATTTGCATTCGACGCTTGTTACGCACGCAAACTCGGAAAACATTTTTCTGCTTCCATGGCAGGACGTTTCATTCACTCGAGTCTTACCAATGGTATCACAGTGAATAATACGGATACCAAAGCAGGTGTTGCCGGCGCAGTTGATCTCTCTGGTTATTATTATAATCCTGATATAAAACTGAACGGCAAAAAATCAACACTCATGTTCGGGATGGCGATCACCAACATCGGGAATAAAATTTCTTATTCTTCTTCTGTTCGCCGCGATTTCATTCCCATTAATCTGCGCATGGGTGCAGGAATGGTGATACAAGCAGACGAATACAACAAGATCGGATTTCAACTCGAGTTTAATAAACTTCTTGTTCCCACTCCACCCATCTATAAAACAGATCCTACTACGCACAGCCCGATCGTTGATCCGAATACGGGGCAATATGAGATCGAGAAAGGGAAAGATCCGAACCGTTCTGTTGCAGATGGAATGTTCGGTTCATTCAATGATGCGCCCGGTGGATTCAACGAAGAACTGAAAGAAATAAATATCGGAACAGGAATTGAATACTGGTACAATGATTTATTTGCAGTTCGCACCGGTTATTTTTACGAAGCGCCTACAAAAGGAAACCGCCAGTTCTTCACGCTCGGCGCAGGAGTGAAATATCATGTGTTCGGCCTCGATTTCGCTTATCTCATTCCAACGAACGGACAACGTTCTCCATTGCAAAATACACTTCGTTTCACACTCACATTCGACTTCGATGCGTTCAACAAACAGAATGAAGATGCAGCAGGTGGTGATACCGGAGGAAAATAA
- a CDS encoding 2-C-methyl-D-erythritol 2,4-cyclodiphosphate synthase, giving the protein MRIGYGYDVHRLVAGRDLFLGGIKIDFEKGCDGHSDADVLLHAICDALLGAAALRDIGFHFPDTDASFKNIDSKILLQKTNRLLRDAGWRVGNIDATVCMERPKINPHIPLMCETIAALLGIETNCVSVKATTSEKLGYVGKEEGVNAHAVALLVRK; this is encoded by the coding sequence ATGAGAATCGGTTACGGTTACGATGTGCATCGCCTGGTTGCAGGACGAGATTTATTTCTCGGCGGAATAAAAATTGATTTTGAAAAAGGATGTGATGGCCATTCGGATGCGGATGTGCTCCTGCACGCGATATGCGATGCGCTGCTAGGCGCGGCTGCGTTGCGCGATATCGGTTTTCATTTTCCGGACACCGATGCATCGTTTAAAAATATTGACAGTAAAATTCTATTGCAGAAAACGAACAGATTACTCCGTGATGCAGGATGGCGTGTTGGAAATATTGACGCAACAGTTTGCATGGAGCGGCCGAAGATCAATCCGCATATTCCGCTCATGTGCGAAACCATTGCCGCCCTTCTCGGAATTGAAACCAATTGCGTTTCGGTGAAAGCAACTACCAGTGAAAAATTAGGTTACGTGGGAAAAGAAGAAGGTGTGAATGCGCACGCTGTGGCGCTCCTTGTGCGGAAATAA
- a CDS encoding DUF2490 domain-containing protein, translating into MKRILLPILLSFLFVTNSIAQTEDFGSWMTFSFNKKIVKNFDFNFDQELRLKNNLQSVNLTYTNIGVTYKFNKYFRISPVYRFIDKNKGNDSWGIRQRAYVDLIFKYKLGKFSFGYRARLQSEWRSWGYASDLGNVPELYERNMFKVAYAATASLSPYVASELRFQYRNPRIPYHNGFDRSRFYAGLNYDFNQFSSGGIYFMCQKEWNVNDRQTLYILGFEYSISLD; encoded by the coding sequence ATGAAACGCATACTACTGCCCATATTGCTTTCATTTCTTTTTGTAACGAATTCGATCGCGCAGACTGAGGATTTCGGTTCGTGGATGACATTCAGTTTCAACAAGAAGATCGTTAAGAATTTTGATTTCAACTTTGACCAGGAATTGCGGCTGAAGAATAATCTGCAGAGCGTCAATCTCACTTACACCAACATCGGTGTTACTTACAAATTCAATAAATATTTCCGCATCTCTCCTGTTTATCGTTTCATTGATAAAAATAAGGGAAATGATTCGTGGGGAATACGCCAACGCGCTTATGTCGATCTTATTTTCAAATACAAACTCGGGAAATTTTCATTCGGTTATCGCGCACGATTGCAGAGTGAATGGAGAAGTTGGGGATACGCGAGTGATCTCGGAAATGTACCGGAGCTTTATGAGCGCAACATGTTCAAGGTTGCTTATGCGGCCACCGCTTCCTTGTCTCCGTATGTTGCAAGTGAATTACGTTTCCAGTACCGCAATCCGAGGATACCTTATCACAATGGATTTGACCGCTCACGATTTTATGCAGGGCTGAATTACGATTTCAATCAATTCAGTTCGGGTGGAATTTATTTCATGTGCCAGAAAGAATGGAATGTAAATGATCGGCAAACGCTTTACATTCTCGGGTTTGAATATTCTATTTCTCTCGACTGA
- a CDS encoding DUF4956 domain-containing protein, with product MKRHLISILLPLLLFVFTPVPVLHAQSGNSADTTQSNEKKKKGDKKDDKKDDKKDDKKDEVKEDQPDVNFFTFAIDKFNPAFFVRLLIDLFFMIILVRLIYLPVYKRRDHLFTFFMFNVTIFMITYLLSANKSLSTGAAFGMFAVFSLLRYRTEDISARDMTYLFMTIALGLMSSINRGNFLETIIINAIIIVIAYLLDGNILIKTEFVKTIQYENIELIKPEKYQELLADLKLRTGLNVHKVSIGRIDFLRDTATIKIYYHENKNQEQE from the coding sequence ATGAAACGCCACCTGATTAGCATTCTCCTACCCCTCCTGTTATTTGTATTCACTCCCGTTCCTGTGCTTCACGCACAATCGGGAAATTCTGCCGACACCACGCAGAGTAATGAAAAGAAAAAGAAGGGCGATAAGAAAGATGACAAGAAGGATGATAAGAAAGATGACAAGAAAGATGAAGTGAAGGAAGATCAGCCCGACGTTAATTTTTTTACGTTCGCCATTGACAAATTCAATCCTGCATTCTTTGTGCGATTGCTGATCGATCTTTTTTTCATGATCATTCTCGTTCGTTTGATTTACCTGCCCGTGTACAAGCGTCGCGATCACCTGTTCACGTTCTTCATGTTCAACGTGACCATCTTCATGATCACTTACCTGCTGAGTGCGAATAAATCGCTTTCCACCGGCGCCGCTTTCGGAATGTTTGCTGTTTTCTCACTGCTGCGTTATCGCACGGAAGATATTTCTGCGCGCGATATGACTTATCTTTTCATGACGATCGCGCTCGGACTTATGAGTTCCATTAACCGCGGAAATTTTCTTGAAACAATTATCATTAATGCGATCATCATCGTTATTGCATACCTGCTCGACGGAAATATCCTGATCAAAACAGAATTTGTAAAAACGATTCAGTACGAGAATATAGAACTGATCAAACCGGAAAAATACCAGGAATTGCTTGCTGATCTCAAGTTGCGCACCGGCCTCAACGTGCATAAAGTGAGTATAGGCCGCATCGATTTTCTGCGCGACACAGCCACCATTAAAATTTATTACCACGAGAATAAGAACCAGGAACAGGAATAG
- a CDS encoding polyphosphate polymerase domain-containing protein, whose product MKRWRKITNSLTLIELKKEVKAVLDTFDPISIEEMDRVKLMDRTDMKFNFNINRLPDLLRAVRDQYRALEVAGTRMSRYETLYYDTPGFDLFLKHHNGRTNRYKIRLRRYVESDLNFFEVKFKNNKGRTLKNRVKKKELDTTITGNSEDFFSKMTGMSPGEVEPKLWVNYNRVTLVNRFEEERLTIDLDLEVKSESGCISFEKLVIVEAKQAKPTETAFVKLLKKAHIREGGTSKYCIAVANLVHDVKKNNFKSALNEIEKIINETPPD is encoded by the coding sequence GTGAAACGCTGGAGAAAGATCACAAATTCACTTACACTTATTGAGTTGAAGAAGGAAGTAAAAGCGGTACTTGACACATTCGATCCGATTTCGATAGAAGAAATGGATCGTGTGAAACTCATGGACCGCACCGATATGAAATTTAATTTCAATATCAATCGGCTTCCTGATCTTCTGCGCGCCGTGCGCGACCAGTACCGCGCGCTCGAAGTGGCGGGAACGCGCATGAGCCGGTACGAAACGCTTTATTATGACACACCCGGTTTCGATCTTTTTCTCAAACATCATAACGGAAGAACGAATCGCTACAAGATTCGTTTGCGCAGATACGTGGAGTCGGACCTGAATTTTTTCGAAGTGAAATTCAAGAACAACAAAGGGCGCACACTTAAAAACCGTGTGAAGAAAAAAGAATTAGACACCACCATCACCGGAAATTCGGAAGATTTTTTTTCGAAGATGACCGGCATGTCTCCGGGTGAAGTGGAACCTAAATTGTGGGTCAATTACAATCGCGTTACACTCGTGAATCGTTTTGAAGAGGAGCGGCTCACCATTGATCTTGACCTGGAAGTGAAAAGTGAATCGGGATGCATTTCATTCGAGAAACTTGTGATCGTGGAGGCCAAGCAAGCCAAGCCAACAGAAACTGCTTTTGTAAAATTGCTGAAGAAGGCGCACATTCGTGAAGGAGGAACAAGTAAATACTGCATCGCCGTTGCCAACCTGGTACACGATGTGAAAAAAAATAATTTCAAATCTGCTTTAAACGAAATCGAAAAAATAATAAATGAAACGCCACCTGATTAG
- a CDS encoding CotH kinase family protein has translation MKRFFLFAGISISLTSKIFAADGDSIWAVPIIHDIYLNYSQTDYWDSLVNTHVTDTYMQTTMIFDGRTMIVGSKFKGNSSYNNPSNKKSFKIDLNYYDSTQRYDGIKKINLNNGFKDPTLLREKIALDFMRAHGVNAPRCTYARVFLNNVYWGVYTIVEDIDSKFLKQNYPDNNGNLYKGDPSGDFRWYGSTPSLYYSHYELESDSNYTSWNDLVHIIKIANNTSTATLYDSLETVFDSWSFLNYMANVNAFVNLDSYIGSGHNYYTYDDSNYTHFRWIAWDVNESFGNFNLGMTISQLENLNYDYLDQPTSRPLANNMLANSNYRQMYIDAMCNVMQDFNNAYLDPIIDSLANAIRADVYADTLMTYTTQQFEDDIVADIQVPGGPGGGWIPGLKSFITARNASLTSQLSPLGCWTNVNETNINAEQLSVYPNPSSTTASVHIPSGMKGNAIQIRITDVSGKEMFNENFNSQSSETFNFSTEQFPNGMYFLTLSDAENGAAAVKFVVSH, from the coding sequence ATGAAACGCTTTTTTCTCTTCGCAGGAATTTCCATTTCTCTCACTTCAAAAATTTTTGCCGCCGATGGCGATAGTATATGGGCAGTTCCGATCATCCACGATATTTATCTGAATTATTCACAGACCGATTACTGGGATTCGCTCGTGAACACGCATGTAACCGACACGTACATGCAAACCACGATGATCTTCGACGGAAGAACGATGATCGTCGGATCGAAGTTCAAAGGAAATTCATCTTACAATAATCCTTCGAATAAAAAATCGTTCAAAATTGATCTCAATTATTACGACAGCACCCAGCGATACGACGGAATAAAAAAGATCAATCTCAATAACGGATTCAAAGATCCGACTTTGTTGCGTGAAAAGATCGCTCTCGATTTCATGCGTGCGCATGGCGTGAATGCTCCGCGCTGCACGTACGCACGCGTATTCCTGAACAATGTTTACTGGGGCGTTTATACCATTGTGGAAGACATTGATTCAAAATTTCTGAAACAGAATTATCCCGACAACAATGGAAATTTGTATAAGGGAGATCCTTCCGGCGACTTCCGCTGGTACGGTAGCACACCTTCGCTTTATTATTCACATTACGAATTGGAGTCCGATTCAAATTACACTTCCTGGAATGATCTCGTGCACATCATAAAAATTGCAAACAACACTTCGACAGCCACGCTTTATGATTCACTGGAAACCGTTTTTGATTCCTGGAGTTTTCTGAATTATATGGCGAATGTGAATGCATTTGTGAATCTTGATTCCTATATAGGCAGCGGCCATAATTATTACACCTATGACGATTCGAATTATACTCATTTCCGGTGGATTGCCTGGGATGTGAATGAATCATTCGGAAATTTCAATCTCGGAATGACCATTTCTCAATTGGAAAATCTGAATTACGATTACCTGGATCAACCCACGAGTCGCCCGCTGGCTAATAACATGCTGGCTAATTCCAATTACCGGCAGATGTATATAGATGCCATGTGCAATGTGATGCAGGATTTCAATAACGCTTATCTCGATCCGATCATTGACAGTCTTGCCAATGCAATTCGCGCAGATGTGTATGCTGATACGTTGATGACTTACACCACGCAGCAATTCGAAGACGACATCGTTGCAGATATACAGGTTCCCGGCGGTCCCGGTGGCGGATGGATTCCCGGTTTGAAATCATTCATCACAGCGCGCAATGCAAGTCTCACTTCACAACTTTCCCCACTTGGTTGCTGGACGAATGTAAATGAAACTAATATTAATGCGGAACAACTTTCTGTTTATCCGAATCCTTCATCAACAACGGCGAGCGTCCATATTCCTTCCGGCATGAAAGGAAATGCAATTCAGATCAGGATAACGGATGTTTCAGGAAAGGAAATGTTCAATGAAAATTTTAATTCCCAGAGTTCAGAAACTTTTAATTTTTCTACTGAACAATTTCCAAACGGAATGTATTTTCTCACTCTTTCGGATGCAGAAAACGGGGCTGCTGCAGTAAAATTCGTAGTGAGCCATTAG